A portion of the Nitrospira sp. genome contains these proteins:
- a CDS encoding calcium-binding protein, with protein sequence MLVAQPLNELAKLALIASDASYFTSTNTVPLGGTLAPFRDTPSYDILPLYSIAPGFVKDSNDAQSVNTSNGFKFTAYRNATTNEVIIAFGGTDGADPVDWTSNTQLGWNQWKDSRELVFTHLRQFDSDTRIHFAGQSMGGALAQYAAYEWVQKKLTTTNPEDPDFLADFDKSNVSLTTFNGLGGLKALQDHVSYDPTVLQGLGLSGHFFVTNDLVSRFGGGHVGGDTFLLDFKSGNINPITNQPYAYGLVDAHRIETGLYANLRPGALLEFQVSPGTTSIAYLNVDSMQEVAALFGNLLNSKDLGLVESRFQLVAAVTAGLTIGSPSSINTLTQALITSLHDSGDLSESWFRALQGMNWGAVFTPLRPVTGAISILSTLGAVFTDAVQVAASGISTIFQAIGEYVGAGSRPDVTVTPPAAIDVSSRQLQFEILMASMGAAPQLTELTASLPSGLDPEALAAQMLGGGATDWLPNTLAFAREHANSSGQTAGQLIETTTQLVVALNHRIDALQDMTPESKGQLVAQLQSLTLNTADGFARAIPDFLADVAGSFDLGRALDFLNVNFVTEAYAAELDDRRLAAPIRTALEEAQQIVQQAGQTVVVRQGIGANPFNTPGFDPAVAPLATGTVSEDGANVFTAYLPYAAGTGGQAIQLKLNGLGGNNVVVLANSQELTPQGETVTILVPEGQQQVLFALKAPEVSANTTLSVNAVLVNDAGIATHVEHQEATVSLVSTDQAIDYTNGLPGQTATGDNNPNQLGPLGGIGALFNVTAFGNGGDDWLFANTASQGHHQFFGGTGADLLEGALGNDRLYGEDGRDILAGSAGRDVLEGGTGEDLLVGGLGDDILEGGSEGDTLVGGSDADELRGDLDGDILFGDALDTPAAQMGDDVLDGGAGADWLYGGGGADVLRGGTEPDRLYGDQIVGNYPSVTHTWPGQVTPSSPGSLAMTTGGDDYLDGGAGEDVLQGDAGSDVLLGGAGVDVLIGDDLEVGVIQEGDDWLGGGSENDQLVGGGGEDALFGGDGDDLLAGDYADNPTLGFADTLDGGAGNDQLQGGGGNDLLDGGRGNDALFGEAGDDELFGSVGVDELQGGEGNDALAGGTENDRLFGQAGNDELDGGDGDDLLVGDVGDDTVFGGDGNDELDGNAGANRLSGEAGNDLLIGGADADLLFGDDGDDALQGGAGDDELTGGADNDTIDGGAGADTYVFNLGDGVDSITDTPEEGNKLVFGPGILSSDITLGIGSLLVRVGGNGDAIHIQGFDPANPTQPAGIDQFVFADGTTLTQAELVVRGFDLIGTAGDDVLNGGETYQKIIGLNGNDQLIGGFGNNVLDAGAGNDQLFAGVGADRLLGGAGNDWLDGGEGQDQLDGGTGNDRLEGGAGSDTYRFSLGSGSDQIVESSGTGDANQVVFGSGITSAELQYRLGNGLELPIGTQGDVVSLGFPNFSDIYNSRGVDQFQFSDATTLTHAQLVDRGINVPGTESDDHLFGTNARDLFVGGQGNDQLVGGAGDDQYTFAAGDGIDTIEDRADSGGGNSVVFGSGITSADLTLGWQAPPFGIGTNKLLVRVGTSGDALLLDSFNRSDVLGTHAVDSYQFSDDTALTYGQLIARGFDLTGTDGNDVVAGTNVTDRLKGLAGQDTLQGGDDNDVVDGGTGNDLLNGGRGDDTYLLGRGSGQDRLVDVGGTQDAIQYAADVTPADVQVTKNGKDVVLTIGDTGDAVILSQFLTATVLQVDAVRFADGTVWDAAAIAGFAQRPIMGTTAADSLTGTAGDDLFQGLAGDDQLFGLAGNDVLDGGAAADTMTGGPGDDIYVVDDAADAVLEAVDEGLDTVQSSVNHQLSANVENLRLTGTAAIKGTGNALDNVLIGNSAANVLTGGLGDDTYHVGAGDTVIEQAAEGRDTIVTDQTYVLGANFENLTLAGSAPINGTGNDLDNVLIGNSAVNVLTGGKGNDTYVVSAGDIVMDQVGEGIDTIKTTRSYRLGANVENLTLLETARRIEPFLQLGPDAKGATATSIYGGTAAGLQVGIGNALDNVLLGNGQENVLEAGVGNDTLAGNGGLDLLRGGSGQDIYLFGLGSGIDVVEDTNPGEIDTIQLAAGISPDQVIVTRQQILMDSPIYSLFPSGLTLNLALPNPDRNADAPADQLYIVYSSLAAFSTKQVRFADGTVWDGATLLEKPAGEPDPGPGITLDGGSDDDLLIGTEANDRLNGFAGNDRLEGGSGNDILDGGSGNDVLLGGDGRDALSGGDGDNDLDGGAGDDSLSAIGGQNVLRGGVGNDSLSGQGLTNLLDGGAGNDNLFGLGTDTFVFGRGYGYDSANPGTEDTVLMNSDVLPADVRLYAFESGNHRLGIQGTPDELQMGLSFPGQIVFADGTTWDQAYLISHEQQGVGTEGNDILGGTSGADTLVGGKGDDLYGIGDGDIIIEFPDEGNDTITTLLDYALPENVENLIFNFTSHAVLGMGNELDNVILGTPDHGGGDGDNILDGGEGNDVLIGGASIPSFTEAGDGSDLLIGGPGNDVLRPFFWMSGGPPFSSVGAHGADMLLGGLGDDIYILIGGYEVRSSVDPTQGPFFDLPNATVVELSDEGSDTLVAITDQTLPSNVENLFLFGGSHGVGNELDNVLIGSLGANILEGHGGHDTLIGGSGRILSPNGLQFVDSASVLDDSINDGAVDRLVGGVGDDVYVVGVGDIIVESPGEGTDSVISRLSFQLGDNLEHLMLAGDDAIDGTGNVSDNRLTGNSASNILAGGQGNDLLRGLAGDDTYAFNLGDGIDTVEDMASAAEGNRISFGSDIRQGDLAFTQDNAAHTLTIQVDSNGTHQLLLTNFDPTGANGSLVVKTLAFADGSTANLADLFPANHAPTVANPIVDQSAQSGSAFSFTVPSNTFSDIDAGDALTYGTTLADGSHLPAWLGFNASTRAFSGTPGSGDAGVLNLKVTATDSGSLSVADEFSLTVITADQTLTGTAGNDVLTGGVGNDQLFGLAGNDTLTGGAGNDRLDGGTGADTMQGGMGNDTYIVDNGGDVITEAANEGTDIVQSGITSTLGGNVENLSLTGVANTNGTGNALDNVLIGNGGGNTLTGGGGNDRLDGSLGNDTMIGGAGNDTFVVNQAGDVVTESANQGIDTVESAVTYNLGSNVENLTLTGTANINGTGSSDGNMLIGNSGNNRLDGGTGNDTLRGQDGDDTLNAGSGNDQADGGIGNDALQGGSGNDSLTGGFGDDTLNAGSGNDGLNGGDGLDTLDGGSGDDILTGGAGNDSLTGGSGADQFTGETGNDQLTGGGGNDLYNFTRGDGRDTISDTDSTSGNQDRLLFGETINPLDVVLSRQANDLRLAVYGSTDQVTIQNWYAGATNQIEMIQAGDGQMLLNTQVDQLIQAMAGFTQQTGLTWEQGIVQQPQQVESILAASWH encoded by the coding sequence ATGTTAGTTGCGCAACCATTAAACGAACTGGCCAAACTCGCCCTCATTGCCAGTGATGCTTCATATTTTACCTCTACGAATACAGTGCCTCTCGGCGGCACTCTGGCGCCATTTCGAGACACTCCGTCCTACGACATCCTCCCCCTTTACTCAATAGCCCCAGGCTTCGTGAAAGATTCAAACGATGCCCAGTCCGTAAATACATCCAACGGGTTCAAGTTTACCGCTTATCGAAATGCAACGACAAATGAAGTCATCATCGCATTCGGTGGAACTGACGGAGCTGATCCTGTCGATTGGACCAGCAATACTCAATTGGGATGGAACCAGTGGAAAGATAGTCGGGAACTTGTCTTCACACATCTGCGACAATTTGACTCAGATACTAGAATCCATTTCGCTGGCCAAAGCATGGGTGGAGCCTTAGCTCAGTATGCGGCCTATGAGTGGGTCCAAAAGAAGCTGACGACTACGAACCCAGAAGATCCCGATTTTCTCGCTGACTTTGACAAGTCCAATGTGAGTCTCACGACCTTTAACGGACTGGGCGGGTTGAAAGCGCTGCAGGACCATGTCAGCTACGATCCCACGGTACTGCAAGGCCTCGGGCTCTCTGGTCACTTCTTCGTCACCAATGATCTGGTCTCTCGTTTTGGCGGTGGGCATGTGGGAGGAGACACGTTTCTCCTTGATTTCAAATCAGGGAATATCAATCCCATCACCAATCAACCTTATGCGTATGGCCTTGTCGATGCCCACCGCATTGAGACTGGCCTCTATGCAAATCTGCGGCCCGGAGCACTCCTGGAGTTTCAAGTATCCCCAGGTACCACCTCGATCGCCTATCTCAATGTGGATTCCATGCAGGAAGTGGCGGCTCTGTTTGGCAACCTCCTCAATAGCAAAGACCTCGGATTAGTTGAATCTCGATTCCAGCTTGTCGCAGCAGTCACAGCAGGATTGACCATCGGGTCGCCCAGCAGCATCAACACGCTAACGCAAGCCCTGATCACGAGCCTTCATGATTCGGGCGATCTTAGTGAGAGCTGGTTTCGGGCACTCCAAGGAATGAATTGGGGGGCGGTCTTTACCCCCCTTCGTCCTGTGACCGGGGCCATTTCCATTCTCAGCACCTTAGGTGCGGTCTTCACGGACGCGGTGCAGGTGGCAGCGAGCGGGATCTCGACGATTTTTCAAGCCATTGGTGAGTATGTCGGCGCTGGGTCTCGGCCGGATGTGACGGTCACGCCACCGGCAGCCATTGATGTGTCTTCTCGTCAGCTTCAATTCGAGATTTTGATGGCGAGCATGGGAGCGGCTCCCCAGTTGACAGAGCTCACCGCGAGTCTTCCATCAGGCCTCGACCCGGAAGCCTTAGCCGCACAAATGCTGGGTGGAGGCGCTACCGACTGGCTGCCGAACACTCTAGCGTTCGCCCGGGAGCATGCGAATAGCAGTGGTCAAACGGCAGGGCAGTTGATAGAGACGACCACGCAGTTGGTCGTAGCTCTCAACCATCGGATCGATGCCCTCCAAGATATGACACCAGAGAGTAAAGGACAGCTCGTCGCCCAGCTGCAGAGTCTTACACTGAACACCGCTGATGGATTTGCGAGAGCGATCCCTGATTTCTTAGCCGATGTCGCAGGGTCATTTGACCTCGGGCGAGCGCTCGACTTTCTCAACGTGAACTTTGTGACCGAAGCCTATGCCGCTGAACTGGATGATCGCCGCCTTGCGGCCCCGATTCGAACCGCTTTAGAAGAAGCTCAGCAGATCGTTCAGCAGGCCGGCCAGACGGTCGTCGTGCGCCAAGGCATCGGAGCGAATCCGTTCAACACCCCTGGCTTCGATCCGGCCGTCGCGCCGTTGGCGACCGGCACGGTGAGCGAGGATGGCGCGAACGTGTTCACGGCCTATCTGCCCTATGCGGCAGGCACGGGCGGACAAGCGATCCAACTCAAATTGAACGGCCTTGGTGGGAACAATGTGGTGGTGCTGGCGAATAGCCAAGAACTCACTCCGCAGGGCGAGACCGTCACCATTCTCGTGCCGGAGGGCCAGCAGCAGGTCCTCTTCGCGCTGAAAGCTCCGGAGGTCTCTGCAAATACGACGCTCTCCGTCAACGCGGTGCTTGTGAATGACGCTGGCATCGCCACGCACGTCGAGCACCAGGAAGCCACGGTCTCACTCGTCTCCACCGATCAGGCGATCGACTATACCAACGGCCTGCCAGGGCAGACAGCTACCGGCGATAACAATCCCAACCAGCTCGGGCCGCTGGGGGGTATCGGTGCCCTTTTCAATGTGACTGCCTTCGGCAATGGCGGCGATGATTGGCTCTTTGCGAACACCGCGAGCCAAGGCCATCATCAGTTTTTCGGCGGCACAGGCGCGGATTTACTCGAAGGTGCGCTCGGCAACGATCGACTCTACGGCGAGGACGGACGCGATATTCTGGCGGGCTCTGCGGGCCGCGATGTGCTGGAGGGAGGGACGGGAGAAGATCTACTGGTGGGCGGACTGGGGGACGACATCCTCGAAGGTGGGAGCGAGGGCGATACCCTGGTCGGCGGCAGTGACGCGGATGAGCTGCGTGGAGACCTCGACGGCGATATCTTGTTCGGCGATGCGCTCGATACACCAGCGGCTCAGATGGGCGACGACGTACTGGATGGGGGCGCCGGCGCTGACTGGCTCTATGGGGGCGGTGGCGCCGATGTGCTCAGAGGCGGGACCGAACCCGACCGCCTCTATGGCGATCAGATCGTCGGAAACTATCCAAGTGTCACCCATACCTGGCCGGGTCAGGTGACGCCATCCTCGCCCGGCAGTCTCGCGATGACGACCGGGGGCGACGATTACCTCGATGGCGGCGCTGGTGAGGATGTGCTTCAGGGCGATGCAGGTTCAGATGTGTTGCTGGGGGGTGCCGGCGTTGATGTATTGATCGGCGACGATTTGGAAGTTGGGGTGATTCAGGAAGGGGATGATTGGCTCGGCGGCGGAAGTGAGAACGATCAACTAGTCGGCGGTGGTGGCGAAGATGCACTCTTCGGAGGCGACGGAGACGATCTTCTCGCGGGGGACTATGCCGATAACCCGACATTGGGGTTTGCCGACACGTTGGACGGCGGAGCTGGCAACGATCAACTGCAAGGGGGAGGCGGGAACGATTTGCTCGATGGCGGCAGAGGCAACGATGCGTTGTTTGGTGAAGCCGGGGACGACGAACTCTTCGGAAGCGTGGGAGTCGATGAGTTGCAGGGCGGTGAGGGGAACGATGCGTTAGCTGGAGGCACGGAGAACGACCGGCTCTTTGGCCAAGCCGGGAACGACGAATTGGATGGCGGCGATGGCGATGATCTGCTCGTGGGTGATGTCGGCGATGACACGGTGTTCGGTGGCGATGGAAATGATGAACTCGATGGGAACGCCGGCGCTAATCGATTGTCTGGTGAAGCCGGCAACGATTTGTTGATCGGTGGAGCAGACGCGGATCTTTTGTTCGGCGACGATGGGGACGATGCCTTACAAGGTGGGGCAGGTGATGACGAGCTGACTGGCGGCGCGGACAATGACACTATTGACGGCGGCGCTGGGGCGGACACCTATGTCTTCAATCTCGGCGACGGGGTCGATTCGATCACGGATACCCCAGAAGAAGGGAACAAGTTAGTCTTCGGGCCCGGCATCTTAAGCAGTGATATCACCCTTGGCATTGGCTCCCTGTTGGTGCGGGTGGGGGGGAACGGTGATGCCATCCATATCCAAGGGTTTGACCCTGCCAATCCGACGCAGCCGGCCGGCATCGATCAGTTTGTCTTTGCCGACGGGACGACGCTGACCCAAGCCGAGTTGGTGGTGAGAGGTTTTGACCTCATCGGCACGGCTGGCGACGACGTGTTGAATGGTGGTGAGACTTATCAGAAGATCATCGGGCTGAACGGGAATGACCAGCTGATTGGTGGGTTCGGCAACAATGTCTTAGACGCAGGGGCTGGAAACGATCAACTGTTTGCCGGGGTAGGCGCCGACCGGTTGCTGGGTGGCGCCGGCAACGATTGGTTGGATGGCGGCGAAGGACAGGACCAACTTGATGGCGGCACGGGCAATGATCGGTTGGAGGGCGGGGCGGGCAGCGATACCTATCGGTTCTCGCTCGGCAGCGGCTCCGATCAAATTGTGGAGTCGTCGGGAACGGGTGATGCGAATCAGGTTGTGTTTGGATCGGGCATCACGTCGGCCGAATTACAGTATCGCCTCGGCAATGGTTTGGAATTACCGATCGGCACACAGGGCGACGTGGTGTCACTGGGCTTTCCGAATTTTTCCGACATCTACAATTCTCGCGGGGTCGATCAATTTCAGTTTTCGGACGCCACGACGCTGACCCATGCACAGCTTGTCGATCGCGGGATCAACGTGCCCGGTACCGAGTCAGACGATCATTTATTTGGGACGAATGCCCGGGACTTGTTTGTGGGCGGCCAAGGAAACGATCAGTTGGTCGGTGGCGCGGGGGATGATCAGTATACGTTTGCCGCCGGCGATGGAATCGATACGATCGAGGATCGGGCCGACTCCGGTGGCGGCAACAGCGTGGTGTTTGGATCCGGAATCACCTCCGCCGATCTCACGCTGGGGTGGCAAGCGCCGCCATTCGGCATCGGAACGAATAAGTTGCTCGTGCGAGTCGGAACCTCCGGCGATGCGCTCTTGCTGGATTCGTTCAATCGCAGCGACGTGCTAGGGACTCATGCAGTGGATTCGTATCAATTCTCCGACGACACCGCGTTGACCTATGGCCAACTGATCGCTCGCGGCTTCGATCTCACCGGCACTGACGGGAATGACGTGGTGGCGGGGACGAACGTCACAGATCGATTGAAGGGGTTAGCAGGCCAGGACACGCTGCAGGGAGGAGACGACAACGATGTAGTGGACGGAGGGACCGGGAACGATCTGCTGAATGGTGGACGCGGCGACGATACCTATTTGCTTGGCCGTGGAAGCGGACAGGATCGTCTGGTCGATGTGGGCGGGACGCAGGATGCGATTCAATATGCGGCGGATGTGACGCCGGCCGATGTACAGGTTACGAAGAACGGCAAAGACGTGGTGTTGACCATCGGTGACACCGGTGATGCGGTGATTCTCTCGCAATTTTTGACGGCAACCGTGCTGCAAGTCGATGCTGTCCGCTTTGCCGACGGCACGGTCTGGGATGCTGCCGCGATCGCCGGGTTTGCGCAACGACCGATCATGGGCACGACCGCTGCTGATAGTCTGACCGGGACGGCCGGTGATGATCTGTTTCAAGGATTGGCGGGGGATGATCAACTGTTCGGACTGGCCGGGAACGACGTCTTGGACGGCGGCGCCGCCGCCGACACCATGACCGGAGGCCCGGGCGACGATATCTATGTGGTCGACGATGCAGCGGATGCCGTCCTGGAAGCGGTGGATGAGGGGCTCGATACCGTACAAAGTTCTGTCAATCATCAGCTCAGCGCGAACGTGGAAAATCTGAGGCTCACCGGAACGGCCGCGATCAAGGGCACAGGCAACGCGCTCGACAACGTGCTCATCGGCAACAGTGCGGCCAATGTGCTGACTGGTGGACTGGGTGATGACACCTACCATGTAGGTGCCGGCGATACGGTAATCGAACAAGCGGCCGAAGGACGAGATACGATCGTGACGGACCAGACCTATGTATTAGGTGCGAACTTCGAGAACTTGACGCTTGCCGGCTCGGCGCCGATCAATGGAACCGGTAATGACCTCGACAATGTGTTGATAGGCAACAGTGCGGTGAATGTGCTCACCGGAGGGAAGGGCAACGACACCTACGTCGTCAGTGCTGGTGACATCGTCATGGATCAAGTCGGCGAGGGAATCGACACGATCAAGACCACCAGATCGTACCGGCTTGGAGCGAACGTCGAGAACCTCACCTTGCTGGAGACTGCAAGACGCATCGAACCGTTCCTTCAACTCGGGCCGGACGCTAAGGGCGCCACTGCAACATCGATCTACGGTGGGACAGCTGCGGGCCTTCAAGTGGGTATCGGCAACGCGCTCGACAACGTGCTGTTGGGAAACGGTCAGGAGAATGTGCTCGAGGCAGGGGTGGGGAACGACACGTTGGCAGGGAATGGAGGGCTCGATCTTCTACGCGGCGGCTCGGGGCAGGACATTTATCTGTTTGGATTAGGCTCGGGTATCGATGTCGTTGAGGATACGAATCCGGGTGAAATCGATACGATTCAACTGGCGGCTGGAATCAGTCCCGATCAAGTGATCGTGACTCGCCAACAAATACTCATGGATTCGCCGATATACAGTCTTTTCCCGTCAGGCTTGACGCTCAATCTTGCCCTTCCGAATCCTGATCGCAATGCCGATGCCCCTGCCGATCAACTGTACATTGTCTACAGCTCGCTAGCTGCTTTCTCGACCAAACAAGTGCGCTTTGCCGACGGGACGGTGTGGGATGGTGCGACACTCTTGGAGAAACCAGCGGGTGAACCGGATCCAGGTCCGGGAATCACGTTGGACGGTGGAAGCGACGACGACCTGCTCATCGGAACCGAGGCCAATGATCGGTTGAACGGCTTTGCCGGAAATGATCGGCTTGAGGGGGGCTCCGGGAACGACATTCTTGATGGAGGAAGCGGCAACGATGTGCTGTTGGGCGGCGATGGGCGTGATGCGCTCTCCGGAGGCGACGGCGATAACGATCTCGATGGGGGAGCCGGTGACGACAGCTTATCCGCAATCGGAGGGCAGAATGTCCTGCGAGGAGGGGTGGGAAACGACTCGCTCAGTGGACAGGGACTGACCAATCTTCTTGATGGCGGGGCAGGAAACGATAACCTGTTTGGACTCGGAACCGATACCTTCGTTTTCGGTCGGGGGTATGGCTACGATAGCGCCAATCCCGGTACGGAAGACACCGTATTGATGAATTCCGATGTCCTTCCTGCCGACGTCAGACTATATGCATTCGAATCGGGGAATCATCGGCTCGGCATTCAGGGGACTCCGGACGAGTTGCAGATGGGGTTGTCTTTTCCAGGGCAGATCGTCTTTGCGGACGGCACGACCTGGGACCAAGCCTATCTGATAAGTCACGAACAGCAGGGTGTGGGAACGGAGGGAAACGATATTCTTGGAGGGACGAGTGGCGCGGACACTCTGGTCGGAGGGAAGGGAGACGATCTCTACGGCATAGGAGACGGAGACATCATCATCGAATTTCCAGATGAAGGCAACGACACCATTACCACGCTGTTGGACTATGCTCTGCCTGAAAATGTTGAAAACCTGATTTTTAACTTTACTAGTCACGCCGTTCTTGGCATGGGGAACGAGCTCGACAACGTCATCCTGGGAACGCCGGATCATGGCGGCGGGGACGGCGACAATATCCTCGATGGCGGCGAAGGGAATGACGTGCTCATCGGAGGGGCCTCGATTCCATCGTTTACTGAGGCGGGCGATGGTAGTGACTTGCTCATTGGCGGTCCCGGTAACGACGTACTCAGGCCTTTTTTCTGGATGTCGGGAGGGCCGCCGTTCAGTAGCGTAGGGGCTCATGGAGCGGATATGTTGCTCGGCGGCCTAGGCGACGACATCTATATTTTGATCGGCGGATACGAAGTTCGGTCATCGGTTGATCCGACTCAGGGTCCATTCTTTGATCTTCCCAATGCGACAGTTGTGGAATTGTCGGACGAGGGCAGCGACACGCTCGTGGCCATTACTGATCAGACGCTTCCGAGCAATGTGGAAAACTTGTTTCTGTTCGGCGGCAGTCATGGTGTCGGGAATGAGCTGGACAATGTCCTCATCGGCAGCCTCGGTGCCAATATCCTTGAGGGTCACGGAGGCCATGACACGTTGATCGGAGGATCTGGACGGATCCTTTCGCCCAATGGACTACAATTTGTCGACTCGGCCTCGGTGCTCGATGATTCAATCAACGATGGTGCGGTCGATAGGTTAGTCGGGGGTGTCGGCGATGATGTGTATGTGGTTGGTGTCGGCGACATTATCGTGGAATCGCCGGGAGAGGGAACCGACAGCGTGATCAGTCGCCTGTCTTTCCAGCTCGGTGACAATCTTGAACATCTTATGCTTGCCGGGGACGATGCGATTGATGGGACGGGCAATGTATCGGACAACAGATTGACTGGCAATAGCGCGTCGAACATCCTGGCCGGCGGCCAGGGCAACGACTTACTCCGGGGCCTCGCCGGAGACGATACCTATGCCTTCAATCTCGGCGATGGTATCGATACCGTTGAGGATATGGCCTCAGCGGCTGAAGGTAATCGCATTTCGTTTGGTAGTGATATTAGGCAGGGCGATCTGGCGTTTACCCAGGACAATGCAGCGCACACGCTCACAATCCAGGTGGACAGCAACGGAACCCATCAGCTTCTTCTCACCAACTTCGATCCCACTGGTGCAAACGGGTCGTTGGTGGTTAAGACGCTGGCTTTTGCGGATGGGAGCACGGCGAATCTGGCCGATCTGTTTCCGGCAAACCATGCGCCGACGGTGGCAAATCCGATCGTGGATCAATCGGCGCAGTCGGGATCGGCCTTCTCCTTCACGGTTCCGTCGAATACGTTCTCGGACATCGATGCAGGCGATGCGTTGACCTACGGCACCACGTTGGCCGACGGCAGCCATTTGCCGGCCTGGCTAGGCTTCAACGCCAGTACGCGGGCCTTCAGCGGGACGCCTGGAAGTGGTGATGCCGGAGTCCTGAACCTCAAGGTCACGGCGACGGATTCGGGGAGCTTGAGCGTGGCCGATGAGTTTTCGCTCACGGTCATCACTGCCGACCAGACTCTGACCGGCACTGCCGGGAACGATGTCCTCACGGGCGGCGTCGGGAACGATCAGCTCTTCGGACTAGCCGGCAACGATACGCTCACCGGCGGGGCGGGCAACGATCGGCTCGATGGTGGGACCGGCGCCGATACCATGCAAGGCGGGATGGGCAACGATACCTACATCGTTGACAACGGCGGGGATGTGATCACGGAAGCCGCCAATGAGGGCACGGACATCGTGCAGAGCGGGATCACCTCCACGCTCGGGGGGAACGTGGAGAACCTCTCGCTCACAGGGGTTGCCAATACCAACGGAACCGGCAACGCACTCGACAACGTCCTGATCGGCAACGGCGGGGGCAATACGCTCACCGGCGGAGGCGGCAATGATCGGCTGGACGGCAGTCTGGGCAACGATACGATGATCGGCGGGGCCGGCAATGACACCTTCGTCGTAAACCAAGCCGGCGATGTGGTCACTGAATCGGCCAATCAGGGGATCGATACCGTCGAAAGCGCTGTGACTTACAACCTGGGTTCCAATGTCGAGAACCTCACCCTGACCGGCACGGCCAATATCAACGGTACTGGAAGCTCAGACGGCAACATGCTCATCGGCAATAGCGGGAATAACAGGCTCGATGGCGGCACGGGCAATGACACGCTCCGGGGACAGGACGGCGACGACACCCTCAACGCAGGAAGCGGGAATGATCAGGCCGATGGCGGTATCGGCAATGATGCCTTGCAAGGCGGAAGCGGGAACGACAGCCTCACCGGTGGGTTCGGTGACGACACACTGAATGCCGGGAGCGGCAACGACGGCCTGAACGGCGGAGACGGGCTCGACACGCTCGACGGAGGGTCAGGCGATGACATCCTCACGGGTGGTGCTGGAAATGATAGTTTGACAGGCGGCAGCGGTGCTGATCAGTTCACTGGTGAAACTGGCAATGACCAGCTGACCGGCGGGGGCGGGAACGACCTCTACAATTTCACTCGTGGCGACGGCCGGGATACGATCAGCGACACCGATTCGACATCCGGCAACCAAGACCGGCTGCTCTTTGGCGAAACGATCAATCCATTGGATGTGGTCCTGAGTCGCCAGGCCAATGACCTTCGCTTGGCGGTATACGGATCAACCGATCAGGTTACGATTCAGAATTGGTATGCCGGCGCAACCAACCAGATCGAGATGATCCAGGCCGGCGACGGCCAGATGCTGCTCAATACACAAGTCGATCAGTTGATCCAGGCCATGGCCGGGTTCACCCAGCAAACCGGCTTGACGTGGGAGCAAGGCATCGTCCAACAGCCTCAGCAAGTCGAGAGCATCCTCGCAGCCAGCTGGCACTAG
- a CDS encoding PilZ domain-containing protein, with the protein MSTVPHEQRRHVRYPVEYAGSFSVKDVHTNGVILNLSIAGCRALSDVPLSAREVGVHIEVPRRQNPLKILLATVRWTQGTEFGVEFLRMEPDQERRLRELIQENEADLALRIWQRG; encoded by the coding sequence ATGAGCACGGTTCCTCACGAACAACGACGTCACGTCCGGTATCCAGTCGAATATGCAGGATCCTTTTCCGTAAAGGACGTTCACACCAACGGCGTCATCCTCAACCTCTCGATCGCCGGTTGCCGCGCGCTAAGCGACGTCCCCCTGTCGGCACGCGAGGTGGGCGTTCACATCGAGGTACCGCGCCGCCAGAATCCCCTGAAGATCTTGCTCGCGACGGTGCGCTGGACGCAGGGCACAGAATTCGGCGTGGAATTCCTTCGGATGGAGCCTGATCAGGAGCGGCGGCTCAGGGAATTGATTCAGGAGAATGAAGCGGATCTCGCGCTTCGTATCTGGCAGCGGGGGTGA